CTTTTCTAGACTTTTTGTTGCAAGAGCAGTCAAATTCTTAGTTTTATGATATATGTTGCATGTATCACTTTATTTTATCTTCCCATTTTCCTGGATACTGACATTTTCATTTTTCTCATTAAATTAAGGCCGAGGTGGGCTGGAGCGAAGGACACCTCCAGCAGGCTATGTTTGTCATAGATGCAAAGTGCCAGGTACGTTTATAATATGTTGACTAATGAGGTCATTGTAATTAATTGTTTTCAGCATTTGCGAGCGCCAGTTAATGTATGTtaagagttttttttaattttattcagGTAATTTTATCCAGCACTGCCCCACAAATGGTGATCCAAGTTATGATGTTAAAAGGGTGAGACCCCCAACTGGCATTCCTAAATCAATGTTAATGGCAACTCCTGATGGTTCCTATGCATTGCCTGGTGGTGCTGTTGCTGTTCTTAAGCCAAATGAGTAAGTTGATGACTTCATGCAATGTTCCTTGTTATTACAGAATTGTGATAGATATGACAGCTGATGaccaactcttttttttttgtcatagttctcttgattttatatgcaTAGTTCACTTATAGCATATGGGAAAGCTgcataaattgaaaaaaatatacattTTGCAGGGATCTGTCCGATTTAGGCATCGTGGGTATGAACCAGGGGCATGGATATTTGACCAGGTAAGAATTTGAGGCTAAGAAAGCTGATCTAAGATGGAAGCGTGAAATGGGCCAACTCAATGAAAGGTAATTCAAATGGTTACTCTTtagttctgttttttttttttcatttttctgaaTTTGTTGATGTTTTTGCAATGCCAAACTGAAGTGTTGCTTAATGTGTATATACACACACGGACGCACGCACACGCATTTGCGCACATGAACAAGATAACTGTGTTAGGCAGCTGAGGAGATTTCAGCTTCTAGGTCCTAGAATGGTGTTTGGTAATTTTATGAAAATTATGCTGTGGAATTTATGTGTTCAAGGCTTGCTGTTTGTGGGTTAAATGGAATTGAAAGATAAGAATTTTAATGGTGTTATGCGAAAGCTAATATACACAATGTTACAGCTATAACATTACATGCACATGATACtccttgatcttttttttttctttttcaattttaagTTTCTCGTAGTGGTTTATTTGCTATATTACATGAGAAACTAGTAGTATAATTACTTATCAGATAAGATAAAATAGTTGACCAAAATATGCACATATATTCATAGGCATAGTGTAGATGGATGTAATCATGGGTGAATATTTACAACATGTAGAGAAGAAAGGcagttaaaaataaaatgacaTTATGTGGTAGATGCAATAGTTTAGTCCGGGCTTTTTCCTAATATATCAGCAGCTAGTTGCTATCCTATTTAACTCCTACTTTTTGTTTCTTAGTGCGTGCGCTAGGGTTTGACACATTTCTTCAATCTGCTCTTATTATCCATCTTTTTCTTAATTTATCTGAAGTATGGTGCAAAATTCTGTAGTTCATTATATTTGAAATCTCGCGTATATTGGTAACACGACATGTTACATATTATGtcctttttcatatttttcttgATGTCGTTTTCTAAATCTTAACCTTGGAATCTGTGAGTGTAAACTATCTTTGAATGCATTGAACTTTTATATCAACAACAACCCATACTTCATGTCTGGGTTCCCTGTTTTAATCCTTGGCATCGATTTCTTTATATGCAGAAATTCACTAATTTCCGTCTCCACATAAGAGACTTAGGCAGAAGGGTTTTTGCCCTCTTCCTTCTGAAGGTCCTTCATCGGTTGAAGAAATCCGGGTCCGGCTGCTGGCAATGGAAAACGGAGAAGACAGAGACAAGTTATTAGAGCTTTACGAGATCCTTCACCTTCATCTGGCGAATGTCCGGCTGGTAGATGCTGACAAAATCTATGAGGCGTTCCTCTACAAGAAAAATAGAGCAGAAACAGTAATTATCTGTTTCTGCTCTGTTTTTCTTATAGAGGAATGCCTCATAGATTTTGTCAGCATCTACCAGCCGGACATTCGCCAGATGAAGGTGAAGGATCTTGTAAAGCTCTAATAATTTGTCTCTATCTTCTCCGTTTTCCATTGTCAGCAGTCGCATCCGGATTTCTTCAACCGATGAAGGACCTTCATGTTCAAAGAGCAGAAGTACAATTGAAGCGAACGCGAGACGATGGGCGGAGACGCGTGATGGCTCGGATCACACGCGGACGAAGGATGGAGAGCCAGAGGGGCTTCGGAGTGGTCATGGGGAAATGGGAGCGATGTGTGATGGCCCGTAGTCCGCGTCGACGTGGGGGAAAAGGGCACTGATGGATTCCGAAGCAGAGGGGGGACGTGATAGGGTGTGATGGACGATGGCTCGCCTTGTACGGGAGTAATTAAGTGGAAGGGGGAGTGAGGGGAGTTTTTGTCTTTGTTCTGTTGGTTAACTTGTATTGGGTTTCTCTCACCCGAAGAGGGAACTGTATCTTTGCTATTTTGCATGGCTTCTCTTCTCTTTGGGAAGAGCCACTGAATATCATTTCCTTTCCCCTATCTTTGTTGGTTTCTTCTCTGGTTGGGACCTACCACCCTTTTCTTGACATTTTTAATAATGAGTTAAAACTGCAAGAGCTTCAGAGTTCAGTGATGTCCAGATTCAGAATGGGCAAATGGCCTTGGTACATACATCATGTCTTTGCCTCCCATACATCATGTATTTGCCTCCCATACTGAAGTAGCCAGGTATCTGTATTTATTGCCAGGAAAATATGAGAGCACGTCACGAATAGCTCATGAGTAAGAAAACTTAACTAGAGTAAGAAAAAGGAATAACTTTACCATTAAGCTCATGAGTGCCAGCCAAAACTAAACATttttattatattgtgcatACCATTGTCACTGGGTTTCATTCTTTGACTTTAATTCAATAACTTAACGGTAGAATTTTATTTGTACTAGCTTGTCACTGGGTTTCATTCTTTGACTTTAATTCAATAACTTAACGGTAGAATTTTATTTGTACTAGCTATGCATTCCCACATGCTGTCATCTTTCAATACAATTATGGGAAAGCCCACGTCCACAAAAAGAAATAAGACATCACCTTTCAGCTAATTAAGAATGGAGTTCCATACGGGGTTCATTGCTAGGGCTCAAGAATGGATGAAAAAAGGACTCAGCAAGCCACAATAGCTCTAACTTTGGGGGTTCATGAAGTGCTATAAAATAGCATAAGCTTTGCAATACATTTATCTGGctattgtaattttattttcttttgaagatctttCCATTTTCTTGCCAGTGTCATTATAAGGGTGTCATTTTTTGAAATAATGAAAATTCCTACTGCACTGTTATACAATAGTCATATAATGATTACTATGAATTGAAATCCCAGAGAAATTGTAAAGGTATTATGAtgacatttatgtatcttagagATTTTAATCATATGAAACAGAGGTTAGTacttcatatatttagaaaccagactatttattttttttggaaaaaataaaaaattaggctGTTTAAATACTAGCTAAAGAGTCAGACAGTTTTAACATAAGTCATGAAAAGTTGAGATCAAATTCACAAAGGTCCACTGGATGTACTACTTTCGGGCTAAAGAATCCTCAATattaattttcattatataagaAGTATATAGGTGGTCAAACAAAGATAGAAACTATCAGAACTGATTTAAAGACAACTCATTTTTGCCATGCTATAACTTGGACAACCTATGCAAGTCCCATTTTTGTTGCAATATTATTGACTGTTTCAAACAAAAGAACTAGACAACCAGGATAACATTAACCTGATTATTACAAAAAAGAACATTGATTGTCCAAATTAAAACATGATCACCGGTGAGAAGAGAAAAATACAATACAAATTTCACCATCCAAAACATAAGCTCTAGTTATCTGATAATGTAAGCAAGTGAGACGATataattatcaaaagaaaatgaaaatctcTAGTAAAACTCGAATAAAACCAAAATTTAATCATTGTTAATCAGAGAGGAAGAGCGGTGAGGGACAGAGCCTCTAATTATTATTAATCAGAGGGAGTCTCTATTTTCTGAGAAACACAGGGTGGATTTAATTCTACCCACAGCCTACAGGCAACCGGCTAAGCTCTTaaaacaacagcagcagcaagccaacaacaacaacaaataccTACAGGGAACCTGGCCCTCaacagattaaaaaaataaatcccaACCCATACTGTTTGCTGTGTGGGGAAGCTCTCATTAACAGAGCATTTCATGCGCCACATCAAAGCCATTCAGCTTTCTCCGCGGCAAGCCCCATCAAGATTCAAACCCCACAACAAAGCCCCATCAAACTCGAATAAAAATGGGGAAATGGTGGTTCAACAACCACAGCCCCTAAATTCCAGATCGACTGAAATCCCCAAACTTTATGAGAAATGAATTGAAACAAAAACCCATCCAAATCCATCCAATACAAAACCCAAGCTAGGAAAAACAAAACCATCGCCAACAGAGATCACGAGAGCAAAGCAAGCCAGAACCAATTAGAAATCTACGGCCACATAGAGAGCCCGGAtcgaaaaaagaaaaccaagaGACAGGGTCGGATCAAGAACTGATCGACGATGATACCTGAAGGAAATGAGGTCTGACTTCCGAGGAGGAAAAAGGAATAGTCGTGCTGCCTTGCTGGGATTTGGGAACTGGAAAGTGGGAATTGGGACCAAGGAGGCAAGGAGACGTCAAGGACAAGGGGAATAGCCCGTAGCCGCATGCCATAGGTGATAGGTTTACGGCTTACCAGCTTTACAGCCATGGCGATGGGATTGGGACAAGCTACAGTTGACAGCTATTTCTCAGCGATGCAGGGCCTTTCTTCGGGCCTAGGCCTTAGgtgaccgcctcggtcgcctaacgGACGGGCCGGCCCTGAGCACGTGCCAATAATAGCTCCTCCTTTTCACGGATTGGAAATCTTATGTACTTCCaccaattgccttcaagaatttTAATATAAAGCATGTGGCGTTGAAGATTTTTGCTACAAGATTCGGCTTGAAGGCAATTTGAATATAACAAATTCATAAGGTCATCTTAGTCAAGAGAGTGAATTTAATAAATAGAAGCATATTGTTTCTCCCATCTAATTTTATTTGAACGTATAATGCACGGCAGGAAAAGATTTGAGTATTATTTTGGACTCCGTgagggttctattttttt
This portion of the Phoenix dactylifera cultivar Barhee BC4 chromosome 11, palm_55x_up_171113_PBpolish2nd_filt_p, whole genome shotgun sequence genome encodes:
- the LOC120112440 gene encoding E3 ubiquitin ligase PQT3-like, producing MGGRMMAGRGFGRGGLERRTPPAGYVCHRCKVPGNFIQHCPTNGDPSYDVKRVRPPTGIPKSMLMATPDGSYALPGGAVAVLKPNEDLSDLGIVGMNQGHGYLTR